In a genomic window of Pseudodesulfovibrio sp. S3:
- the ispE gene encoding 4-(cytidine 5'-diphospho)-2-C-methyl-D-erythritol kinase: MESATLTAPAKINLHLEILGIRSDGYHELRTLFHLIPMPCDIIKIEPGVDEHFFIRCPERPELETTSNLLYKAWKRFGEVSGFKPGIFVTLTKRIPMGGGLGGGSSDAATLLKWLNSEAGDKALSHNDMIALAASLGADVPFFLMDGPAWAEGIGEKLVPAAIDLSGMTLILACPDIHVDTAWAFKAWDEKNGSPKAHESLTSPKLGTKNPSPVSPPDMTNDFEPVVFEKHAILREIKEILLEHGAEIAAMSGSGASLFGLFRDRGSSASAARALENKGIEIYTVDCK; encoded by the coding sequence ATGGAATCAGCCACGCTCACAGCCCCGGCCAAGATCAATCTGCACCTGGAAATCCTCGGGATCAGGTCCGACGGATATCACGAACTGCGGACCCTGTTCCACTTGATCCCCATGCCGTGCGACATAATCAAGATAGAGCCGGGGGTTGATGAACACTTCTTCATCCGCTGCCCGGAAAGGCCTGAGCTGGAAACAACCTCCAATCTCCTGTACAAGGCATGGAAACGGTTTGGCGAGGTCTCAGGATTCAAACCCGGCATATTCGTCACCCTGACGAAACGCATCCCCATGGGCGGCGGGCTCGGAGGCGGCAGTTCCGACGCCGCAACCCTGCTCAAATGGCTCAACTCCGAGGCCGGGGACAAGGCGCTCTCTCACAATGACATGATCGCCCTGGCCGCATCCCTGGGCGCAGATGTCCCCTTCTTCCTCATGGACGGCCCGGCCTGGGCCGAAGGCATTGGGGAAAAACTCGTCCCGGCCGCCATCGACTTGTCCGGCATGACCCTGATCCTGGCCTGCCCGGACATCCATGTGGACACAGCCTGGGCCTTCAAGGCATGGGACGAAAAAAATGGCTCCCCCAAGGCCCATGAATCCTTGACATCCCCGAAGTTGGGTACTAAGAATCCATCTCCCGTTTCGCCCCCGGACATGACGAACGACTTCGAGCCGGTCGTCTTCGAGAAGCACGCAATACTTCGGGAAATCAAGGAAATACTCCTTGAACACGGGGCAGAAATCGCCGCCATGAGCGGCTCCGGAGCCTCCCTGTTCGGCCTGTTCCGAGACAGGGGTTCGTCTGCGTCCGCAGCTCGGGCCCTGGAGAATAAAGGGATTGAAATTTATACGGTGGACTGCAAATAG